TAGCAGGGCCTTCTGCTTCTTCTGCAACTGACCAGATAAAATGCACTCCCATTTCGCAACCACTTCGTCTTTGGAATTTCTAAGCCAATCGAGAATAGGCTCGCTGTAGTCTGTAGCATTGGCGTCTCGCATGTCATTGCAAAATATATCCTCTATAAGGAAATACCCAGAAGGGTCGTGTTGTCCAGCCTTTTGCATAACCTGATCAGTTAAGCAGTGTATCTTGTCTCTCAACTCACTCAAGAATTGACATCCCAAAACAAGGAATTCTTGTGTCTTCATCCTAATTTGATTCTTGTTATTGTAAACCTCGACGCATAGAACAACTTCAGGGTAAATCACCGGTACATGATCACCGTGATAATTCGAAGTGTTCACTTTGGTTACACCATCAATGGACCTAAGAGATGTCATCCTTTCAATATCATCCGAGGATTTGTTTTCGCATTCATTGGTTTTCTGGAGACTACCATTGAATGAATGTAACCTCGCTGATGCTTTTTCTTCCTCCTGTTTTTGCTTAATTTTCAGAAAGGGCTCCACTTTTGCATCAAAACTACCATCATCTTCAAAAATATGATTGCTCCCTTtcattcttttccttttcttcaatTTCCATTTTTCAGCGCAAGTTTCTTGATCACCAACATTATTACTCTCCCCATTgattcccttcttttctttagCAACTTCAGCATTTTCTGCACTATTTTCTTGATCTCCAACGTCACCATTCTTCCCTCTCTTCCTTTTCGTCGTGATTCTCACCTTCTCTTCATAATCTTCTTGATCTTCACCATTACGACTGTTCCCATTtattctcttccttttctccACAACTTCCAAATTTTCATCACAATTCTCTCGGTCTTCATCATTACAACTGTTCTCATTGATTCTCCCCATTTTCTCCACAACTTCCAAATTTCCAGCacaactttcttgattttcaccACTACAACTCTCCCCATTGATTCTCTTCCTTTCCTTCACAGCTCCCACACCCTCACCGCAATTTTCTCGAACCTCATTATCTCGACTCTTCCCGTTGATTCTCTcaattatttcattttcttgattttcacCGCTACAACTCTCCCCATTGATTCTCTTCCTTTCCTCCACAACTC
The sequence above is drawn from the Rhododendron vialii isolate Sample 1 chromosome 6a, ASM3025357v1 genome and encodes:
- the LOC131329548 gene encoding snRNA-activating protein complex subunit, translated to MTEFGARYGGGGDTDDSIPRGGPIFVPDMVSPLTRVSTFESYVIQELHNLQTCLISDSIEAFDDEISVDELKIVTEEELAVKAIEEVFKDDGSLNASSVRNNNEVIARRSERINGKSRDKEVREYCGEGSGVVEERKRINGESCSGENQENEIIERINGKSRDNEVRENCGEGVGAVKERKRINGESCSGENQESCAGNLEVVEKMGRINENSCNDEDRENCDENLEVVEKRKRINGNSRNGEDQEDYEEKVRITTKRKRGKNGDVGDQENSAENAEVAKEKKGINGESNNVGDQETCAEKWKLKKRKRMKGSNHIFEDDGSFDAKVEPFLKIKQKQEEEKASARLHSFNGSLQKTNECENKSSDDIERMTSLRSIDGVTKVNTSNYHGDHVPVIYPEVVLCVEVYNNKNQIRMKTQEFLVLGCQFLSELRDKIHCLTDQVMQKAGQHDPSGYFLIEDIFCNDMRDANATDYSEPILDWLRNSKDEVVAKWECILSGQLQKKQKALLGDERSPNLPCFRAVEMQKTRFCDLSFRVGAGYVYCHQGDCKHIIVVRDMRLIHPKDVQNRRVYPIVMFQMKERLQKCSVCKICIAEKVTVDDKWAAENPCYFCKNCYYMLHYVDGSLLYEDFSVYDYVHD